GTGCAAAACAACATTGCGATCGCTTACCTCTCAATACCCCGATTCCACCAACAGGAAGACCCACAGCCCGAGCTAGCAGTGCAGGCTTTTGAGCAGGCCCTAAAATACATCAGCCCCAGCAATCACCCTACCGAGTACGCCCTGCTGCAGAACAACTTGGGCAACGCCCTACAGTACTCCGCCGCTGCCCAATCCACAGCCGGCTGTCGCCGCGCCTTAACCGCCTACGACGAGGCCCTTAAGGTTCGCAGCCGCCGCGACACTCCCCTAGACTACGCCCATACCCTGGCCAACAAAGCCAATGTCCTGTTCAATCTGCCCGACCACGACGATCGACCTGAAGCGGGCAACCTGGCAAATCTGTCTCAGGCCAAGGCTCTTTACGAAGAAGCTCAGACGATTTTTCAACAGCAGGGCCTGCCTAAACAGGCTGGCGTGGTAGCCGTGGCCCTAGCCGATGTAGAGCAGGCTTTGGGACAGCAAATAAGCGAGTAGAGCCGCCCGGCTGGTCAAAATCTCAAATAAAAGGGGTTTTTATAGCGGCAAAGCTCTTGAAAAGCCCCTGAAAAGCCCTTGAAGAGACACTGGCAATTCACCTTAGTGGGTGAAAAACATTGCGAATTGTCTCAAAGATTGAAAACTGAAGTTAAGAAATTCGGACGGTGAGCACTCAGTTCCTACCGTAGGTATAGCCGTTGCCACGGATCTTTTGGCAATAGTGTCAAAAAGTCTAACCAGGCTTCGGTTTAGACTTGGATCTAAACTCGGTGACTACATGCCCCCTCTTCTGGCGCAATTCCTGACCAACTCCCTTTGCAGTGCGGGTTCCCTGTCGATTCATACATGAGTATTTCTCCATTTACCTCTCAACACGAAGCACACAGCCTTAAGGCCGAGCAAATTCGAGTTGAGGGAACCATCTACGGAGTAGAGTTTGGGCGAATTGTCTACCGACTGGCCAAACAGGGGGGCCTGAGGGGGGAAGTGTGCAGCGATAGCACCAGCGTTTATATCGTTGTGCTGGGAAAGCCGCAGGCCATCGATAGGCTGGTAACCGACTTGCGATCGCACCCCTCCTTTTCAACCGCCATCCAGGCCATCACCCGCACACCCTACGAAGGCAACCTGACGTTCTCAGATTTCAACATTATTTCCAGCCAGCCCAGCCCGATTCAGACTCTGATGCCGCCCGATGCAGCAACCTGCCTCGACTGCCAGCGCGAGATCTTCGATCCTCACAGCCGCTACTATCGCTACCCCTTCACCAGCTGTACCAGCTGCGGCCCTCGCCTGAGCATTCTGCCAGCGCCTCCCGCCGTGCGTACTCAAACGAGTCTGGCAGCATTTCCTTTGTGCGCTGCCTGCCAGCAAGAGACCCAAGATGCCAATGACCGTCGCTTTCAATCGCTATCTGCTGCCTGTCCCCGCTGCGGCCCTCACGTCCGGCTAGCGCGCCCAGATGGGAGCCCAGTTGATACTGCCAACCTCTCCTCTTTAGATGACCTAGATGCGGTTTGCACCCTGCTGCTCCAGGGAGATATTGTGGCGATTAAAGGGCTGAGCGGCGTGCAGCTAGCCTGCGATGCCACCAACGAAGTCACTGTTCGCAGACTGCGCCAGCAGAGTTCTGGCAGGCCCCTGACCCTGATGGCGCGGAACTTGCCGATGGTCGAACGTTACTGCCAAGTCAGCCCAGAAGAAAAAGCGCTGCTAGAGAGTCCGGTGGCTCCGGTTGTCTTATTGCCGTCAAAGGTGGGCCAGCTTCCCGGTTTTTGGCTAGAAGCTGAGTTTTTGAGCTTTCACCGAGGCGATTTTGCCGATCAAATTCCTAGCTCTTGGGAAGCCGAAAGCACAGGGCTGCCGTCAACATCAGAGGCCGCTTCAGACAATCCACCCAATAGCGCCCAAACCCCTCAGAGCAGAGCTTTAAAGCCCATTGCACCCTCCGTTGCCCCCGGCCAACGCCGCCTTGGGTTCATGCTGCCCTACACCCCCCTGCACCACCTGATGCTGCAGCGCCTCGATCGGCCCATCGTACTGACTTCAGATGGCTTAGCCGACCTTCCCCTCGACCTCAGCTCCGAGGCAGCCAAAGCGCAGCTAGCCCCTCTGATCGACTACGTTTTGCTGCACAACTTAGACATCGTTAATCCGGCCCCCGACTCTGTAGTGCAGGTGAGCGAAGGTCAGATACAGGTACTGCAGCGGGGTCGGGGCTACGCGCTCTGCCCCATTAACCTGCCAGAGGGATTTGAACAGGCTCCCCCCCTGTTGGCCCTAGGCGATGACCAAAACAACACCCTCTGCCGAGTGCAGGACGGCCAAGCCCTGCTTTCTCAGCCCATCAGCGACCTCAAGAACAGCAAGTCCTACCAGACCTATCAGCAAACGCTTGACTCGTTTGACCAAATTTTTGCCGATCGGCCCGAGATTGTTGCCGTAGATCAGCAGCCCAACTACCGCTCAACTCAGCTGGGCCTATCCCTCAGCCAGCGCTCCCGCGAGGGCGCTGGCGGGGCGCTGCGAATTCACTCTATCCAGCACCACCATGCCCACATCGCCGCCTGCATGGCAGAAAACGGCCTGCCTCTAAAGACACCGCCTGTCTTAGGAATTGCCCTCGACGGCCTAGGCTTTGGCGACGATGGCACGCTCTGGGGAGGCGAGTTTCTGCTAGCAGACTACCGAGGCTACCGGCGGCTGGCAACCTTTAAGCCTGTAGCTCTGTTTGGCGGTGAGCAGGCCATCTACCAGCCCTGGCGCAGCACCTATGCTCATCTCAAGAGCGCCTTTGACTGGGCCGAACTGCTGGCTGCCTGTGGAGATTTGGAGCTGATTAAATTCCTCTCAGGCCAGCCTCAAGTGCCGCCAGAGATGATGATGAATCAAGATCTAGAGGTTGTGTACTCGCCTCTCGCCTCTTCAGCCGGGCGACTGTTTGATGCGGTCGCTGCCGCTGTGGGTCTTTGCCGAGAAGGGGCAGCCTACGAAGGCCAGGGAGCTGTAGAGCTAGAAGCCCTTATTGAATCTGACCACCTTTATCGAGCTGTCGTCCCCTACCCCTTCGAAGCCGTCGCCCGCTCCGAAGACAGGCTGTGGATATTAGAGCCGCGCTCTATGTGGCTGTCACTGCTGGCCGACCTCATGCAAAACGTCGATGCGGCAGTCATCTCAGCTCGATTTCATGTTGGGCTAGCGGCTGCGATCGCAGCCCTCACCCGCACCCTTCAAGACGAACACCCGTTCACCCTAGTCGCCCTAACTGGCGGCGTCTTCCAAAATCAGATCCTGGCGCTAGAAGTCAAACAACGCCTCGGAGACCTCGGTTTGACTGTCCTCACCCACAGCAAAGTCCCCCCTAACAATGGGGGGGTGTCCCTGGGGCAAGCAGTTATTGCAGCAGCTCGGCATTTGGCCTCTGCACTGTAGGGGTAGAGGGGAAAGAGGATGGGGGAGGTGAGGAGGGTAGGGAAGAGTTTATTAAGGAGTGCCTAGAAACTAGGGTCAACCGGTTTAGACTCCTTTTAAAAACTCCTATGGAAGGAATCTTTAGCAAATTGTGTTTTACGAGGCTGTAATCTCAGGGAGGTTTGAAAAACAATAGCGATTGCCGGTATATGAGCCATTTTTCAAAATCCAGGAATGCCTGACGACCTTCCCGCGTCTTCAAACACTGCCTTAGCGTCTGTCGAATCTGACCATTGGGCCGCAGCAGCAATCCTGACTCTGGTCGAAAACAACATCGTCTCTCGCGACTGGGCCAGCCAGCATGGGCTTGATGCGCCTGTAGCTAGAGATGAGCTATTAAGGGTACTGGAGTGGGGCCAGCACTCGGCGTTGACTATGCTCAGCGATGATGACCCTGCCCCAGCGGTTGAAACCGCAATGCTCACACGGGCCGAGGGCATTGCCCTTTTAATTGACCGATTGAGGTATCTAAAACCGCTGGTGCCAGAGCCAGTTTTGGATATCTATTTTGAGGATGGTGATGAGGTTCCAGCAGACTTGCGGGCGGCTTTGGCAGCGGCTACTTTGTCAGGCTTAGTCGTCAGCTATCCCAACGTGCGTCGCCTGCAGCCTCAGGCCCCGTTGGACTGGGCCACCGCTGCTGCCCTGCTGTGTCAGGGGCTGGGCTTTGCTGTTGTACCTCCTCAATATGTTACTTGGTACGCCAGGTTAGACACGCTAGATCAATCGGCTGCTATTCCGTTTTGGCGGCTGCGGGGCAATGCCTATCTAGTGCGTGACATCCAGACTCAGCTGCAGCAGGTGCGGCTTTACCCGCGCGATCGCAAGCCCGATGGCCGTTTTTCCCTCGATACTCAAACTGCCCTGCTAGAGTTTTGTCAGGTACTGCAGCTACCCAGCGGCCAAACCTACACCCTTGATGCCAGTTTGGCCAAACGGCTGCAAACCGTTGATGTCGTAGATTTCTCTTTGCGGGTCGCCAAAAATCGCGATCGCATCTTCCGAGAGTATCTCAAGCAAGAAGCGGGCTTTGATGCTGCCCACCTAGCCTTCCTAGATCGCGGCATTCAAAAATCCCCCTTTGAAAAGCTGGTAGAAGAATATCCTGGCTACCTACGGCTAAAACCGTCTGCACCTAAAACAGTACAGACCCCTACCACCAAAACCAGCAGCCCCCGCCCCTACCCCAGATCAGCTTTGAGGCGAGCCGCCCACTTGTTCACCCCCCTAGCCGCCCACGCGGCTACCCCATCTGCTAGCCCTACCCGCCCCACCTTTTGCCCTGTCCCTCAGCCCTACCCCGATAGAGGCGTTTTACCTAGCATTGAAGAGGCCCGGCTGAAGTTTCTCCATGCCGACATTCAGCAAGCCTGTCTCTGCCTAGGCCAGTTCGTCAACCAGCAGCTAACCACTACCTGGCTAGGCCGCAGTGCCCTAGCCAACGGAGAACTCTGGAGCGCTACCAAAGTCCTACCGCTGCTCCACCTGATCTCCCAAGTTCACAGCAAGGCCATTCAGGCCGATATAGACCAGCTGGTCATTCGCTCAGGCGGCCGCAGCACCGAATTTAGCATTCACGACCTGGCAGTAGACATGGTCAACTACGAATACGACATCAGCAGCTCCAATGCGCTGGCGGCCATGTTCAAGCTTTTCACCACGCCCCAAACCTTGGAGAAGTGGCTGCGGAGCATTACCGGCAACACCCAACTGGTATTTCGAGGCAACTACGGAGAAGGCCCCTTCATTGGCCGACCCGTCCTCTGGGATCAACAGCGCCAACAGGTGCTGTTAGCAGCCTCAGGCGTGCGTCATGGCGGCCCCAATGCCCTTTCCACCTATGACATGACCCGGCTCATGACCATGCTGGGCTGGCACCCCCATCTCCTAGCCAGCGCCCAACTACCCCGCGCCCAGTGGAAAAGCCTAGAGAGCGTTGTCCGAGCCCTAGGCCGCGACTCAGCCCGCTATGTAGACGCCGCCATTGAACGGCTGGGCCTACGCCCGGTGATGCAGTCGCCGGTGATCATTTCTAAAATGGGCTTTGGCTACAGCAGCCAGCGCCGCCGCACCGAGCTGGTTTACTCTGCCTTTGTCCAGTTTTTTGATGCCCGACCCCAAGCCATTGAGGCCAACGGCGTAGCCCCTTTGCGGAGCTTTGGCTTAACCCTGCTAGCCGCCAAGCGCCTAGGAGACAACGACCGCGAGGCGACTCTGCTAGACGCACGCCTAGCCGCAGAAGTAACCGAAATCCTGCGCCGCATTCTGCTCGACGACTGGGCCTAATCTGCCTTGTAATTTGGTCAACTTGGCAGCTTTTTGACCAAAGTTGCGACCAAAGCTGTAGCTAGAGTTTGGTATGCCAAACGGTCTCTTGTCACGGCAGTAATATCTACCTCTCTGCAGATCAAAACCCTCGCTTAAACCGACAAGATAGAAGCGAAGAACTAAGAGTTAGCTCTATATTTTTTTAGCGCCAGCTCTTGATCTTTTAGTAGACTCGTTTGCTTTGTGGACTCG
The nucleotide sequence above comes from Pseudanabaena sp. FACHB-2040. Encoded proteins:
- a CDS encoding carbamoyltransferase HypF, which gives rise to MSISPFTSQHEAHSLKAEQIRVEGTIYGVEFGRIVYRLAKQGGLRGEVCSDSTSVYIVVLGKPQAIDRLVTDLRSHPSFSTAIQAITRTPYEGNLTFSDFNIISSQPSPIQTLMPPDAATCLDCQREIFDPHSRYYRYPFTSCTSCGPRLSILPAPPAVRTQTSLAAFPLCAACQQETQDANDRRFQSLSAACPRCGPHVRLARPDGSPVDTANLSSLDDLDAVCTLLLQGDIVAIKGLSGVQLACDATNEVTVRRLRQQSSGRPLTLMARNLPMVERYCQVSPEEKALLESPVAPVVLLPSKVGQLPGFWLEAEFLSFHRGDFADQIPSSWEAESTGLPSTSEAASDNPPNSAQTPQSRALKPIAPSVAPGQRRLGFMLPYTPLHHLMLQRLDRPIVLTSDGLADLPLDLSSEAAKAQLAPLIDYVLLHNLDIVNPAPDSVVQVSEGQIQVLQRGRGYALCPINLPEGFEQAPPLLALGDDQNNTLCRVQDGQALLSQPISDLKNSKSYQTYQQTLDSFDQIFADRPEIVAVDQQPNYRSTQLGLSLSQRSREGAGGALRIHSIQHHHAHIAACMAENGLPLKTPPVLGIALDGLGFGDDGTLWGGEFLLADYRGYRRLATFKPVALFGGEQAIYQPWRSTYAHLKSAFDWAELLAACGDLELIKFLSGQPQVPPEMMMNQDLEVVYSPLASSAGRLFDAVAAAVGLCREGAAYEGQGAVELEALIESDHLYRAVVPYPFEAVARSEDRLWILEPRSMWLSLLADLMQNVDAAVISARFHVGLAAAIAALTRTLQDEHPFTLVALTGGVFQNQILALEVKQRLGDLGLTVLTHSKVPPNNGGVSLGQAVIAAARHLASAL